One part of the Arachidicoccus terrestris genome encodes these proteins:
- a CDS encoding VOC family protein, with translation MKNKSIVTLVFILLMAGSIKSQALKTGASLNHIAVYVSDLKISTDFYRQIIGLDTMPEPFHDGRHTWFSVGPKIMLHLIQGASGKTKHDKNSHLCFTVSSVGDFIHNLDKHHIKFESWEGKKQTYTVRVDGVKQIYFTDPDGYWIEVNDARE, from the coding sequence ATGAAAAACAAAAGTATTGTCACACTGGTCTTTATTCTCTTGATGGCAGGATCCATTAAATCACAGGCATTAAAAACAGGGGCTTCGCTGAATCATATTGCAGTATATGTTTCGGACCTGAAGATCAGCACTGACTTTTACCGGCAAATAATCGGACTGGATACGATGCCGGAACCATTTCATGATGGCCGGCATACTTGGTTTTCTGTCGGACCTAAAATTATGTTGCATTTAATTCAGGGTGCATCGGGCAAAACAAAACATGACAAAAACAGTCATTTATGCTTTACAGTAAGTTCTGTTGGCGATTTTATCCATAATCTGGATAAGCATCATATTAAGTTCGAGAGCTGGGAAGGGAAAAAGCAAACATACACGGTAAGAGTTGACGGCGTTAAACAGATTTATTTTACT
- a CDS encoding VOC family protein produces the protein MKTKINKLIPYLNFEGNCEEALNYYKDILGGTVEILVRYDHSPIIVPDNFKDKVLHGRLSFGNLEIFASDISPESPAKKNSGDVALSLEVSNVENGIKIFNHLAEAGTILVPFEKQFWGAWHGNAIDKYGIRWMVNC, from the coding sequence ATGAAGACAAAAATAAATAAGCTTATTCCATACCTGAATTTTGAAGGAAATTGTGAAGAAGCATTGAATTACTATAAGGACATTCTGGGCGGTACAGTAGAAATCCTGGTTAGATATGATCATTCGCCAATAATTGTTCCAGATAATTTTAAAGACAAAGTGTTGCACGGCAGGCTCAGCTTTGGGAATCTGGAAATATTTGCAAGCGATATTTCTCCGGAGAGTCCTGCAAAAAAGAACAGTGGAGATGTTGCCCTGTCTCTGGAGGTCTCTAATGTGGAAAACGGAATAAAGATATTCAATCATCTTGCTGAGGCAGGAACAATACTGGTTCCTTTTGAAAAGCAATTTTGGGGTGCTTGGCATGGGAATGCTATAGATAAATATGGAATCCGCTGGATGGTGAACTGCTAA